A genomic stretch from Mya arenaria isolate MELC-2E11 chromosome 10, ASM2691426v1 includes:
- the LOC128207025 gene encoding uncharacterized protein LOC128207025 isoform X2 gives MDFSKIVFVLVVVLTAKCNACPGRCMCCLTDKCETDKKGQDQVCTGGCIDGFYQPRCMWPCPGNCQSCRQADGSCLSCKPGFYELSSDCSKPCDNCACYQSECDTCLDGFYDVGQNCNSVCSKGCNEGKCHDDGKCDCMDNFEGDKCDVCVQGKYGELCSNNCNNKNCRCTNATNCISCKPGHFDLSSFCSKPCSVGCEDICNNDGNCTCQMQFSGSTCENCIPGYYGDNCDTPCTNGCSNGTCNRDGTCDCLPNFTGTMCETCVAGNHGNSCDKPCGQGCTGNVCNKGDGTCNCTNNFKGAICEICNDGYYGNHCHLSCPDRCYSCSSIEDCLTCEEGFYGLDCSNNCSVNCLISRCEKGDGFCTDGCVDGSTGETCNDRCESICKTCSQTNSSNCKSCFGGFSGPGCKCFPNCQCELNSEVCNECINGFALQSKDCKCNIKYCIDSSYCTSCQNDTFYTYDGTCCECSSHCKNRECSSENQCLRGCDDGYTGDDCETSCTSFDSECESCNQTGMFCLHCKEEFYPNSGKCMPCKANCKGCAQDTGRCNECTINTVYGPFCNMTCNSNCEGSQCDRTSGDCTGCVTNMYGTKCDKNCPDTCADNGEKTKCNIEGHCINSCILGYEGPFCNIAAAQGEKGGGQVSGAVIGGGAAGGVIVVGVVVAAIVLLLRRSQNRFYSKAHTAVKETDIISTYENALNISTPNTHVSKEKRQIQAPARQIIKERQRKTIPEPQPKTEDNLEIDENDTIARDIAIQFEEKGGIYYNNSEKVSKDKIRIATLTKYVEEKQENEYVEEFEKFPYGLGKAFHDSQLPQNVAKNRYKGIYPYDETRVKIRGGESDFINASYIDGYNKRNEYIATLGPMSKQLGDFRIFWRMIWQEKVEKVVMVTNLIEQGNPKCEQYWPDPGTSKLYGEVNVRSENEQTFSDYTRRSFILIKGSEQRKLHHLHFTCWPDKDVPENVTSIIDFRQAVINSTTQLHGPVLVHCSAGVGRTGTYIALDILTNEGETEEAIAIQGCVINMRQNRPNMIQTLGQYKYLHRALVHSLTIDCQTIKGDHLQDFMTSTNKTTIDRQFQQMNSAVEQKSDENHRAVERNKLKDGNRPSADVPGDVNRPRLFLYLKPGASDYINAIYIDSFTTKRRYLVAQTPLPSTLTDFFTLVMQENCSCIVNLEPDLDNNGDIGLYFPADNQVLSRGSFTVISQKEVQPTFTKRTLKFEYSGATGTTKGHSVPHLQFTDWDKKKVVPRSAKTFLRFIDDVEEVANSSPYDGPILIHCLDGASKSGLFCVISLLIQRMNCEGEASVVNAVRKVRSRRALAIPCKEQFQFCYDCLLEYVNTHDGNTYCNIQRVGLRQ, from the exons atgGACTTTTCTAAG ATTGTTTTCGTATTGGTGGTGGTTTTAACAG CTAAATGCAACGCATGTCCTGGTCGATGCATGTGCTGCCTGACCGACAAATGTGAAACTGACAAAAAAGGCCAGGATCAGGTGTGTACGGGTGGCTGCATCGATGGATTTTATCAACCTCGCTGCATGTGGCCCTGTCCAGGAAACTGTCAGTCTTGTCGCCAAGCCGACGGTTCATGTCTATCATGTAAACCAGGATTCTACGAACTATCTAGCGATTGTTCAAAACCATGTGATAACTGCGCATGTTACCAAAGCGAATGTGATACTTGCCTTGATGGGTTTTACGATGTTGGCCAAAATTGCAATTCGGTTTGTTCAAAAGGTTGCAATGAAGGGAAATGCCATGACGATGGAAAATGCGACTGTATGGACAATTTTGAAGGTGATAAATGTGACGTATGCGTTCAAGGGAAATATGGAGAACTTTGCAGTAATAATTGTAACAACAAGAACTGCAGATGCACAAACGCAACAAATTGTATTTCTTGCAAGCCTGGCCATTTTGACCTCTCTAGTTTTTGTTCGAAACCATGTTCCGTGGGCTGTGAGGACATTTGTAACAATGATGGCAACTGTACATGTCAAATGCAATTTTCCGGAAGCACCTGTGAGAATTGTATACCTGGATATTACGGTGACAACTGCGACACTCCATGTACAAATGGTTGCAGCAATGGAACGTGCAACAGAGACGGGACTTGCGACTGTTTACCCAATTTTACAGGAACAATGTGCGAAACCTGTGTTGCAGGGAATCATGGTAATTCCTGTGATAAACCATGCGGACAAGGTTGTACAGGCAACGTCTGTAACAAAGGCGACGGCACATGTAATTGTACTAACAACTTCAAAGGAGCAATATGTGAAATTTGTAATGACGGTTATTATGGTAATCATTGCCATTTATCTTGCCCGGATCGCTGTTATAGTTGCTCTTCAATTGAAGACTGTTTAACGTGTGAAGAAGGATTTTATGGTTTAGACTGCTCAAACAACTGCTCAGTTAATTGTCTGATATCTCGATGTGAAAAAGGGGATGGCTTTTGTACGGATGGTTGTGTGGATGGATCAACAGGGGAAACCTGCAATGACAGATGTGAAAgcatttgtaaaacatgttctCAGACAAATTCATCAAACTGCAAGTCGTGTTTCGGTGGATTTAGCGGACCTGGTTGTAAATGTTTTCCAAACTGCCAATGTGAACTAAACAGTGAAGTGTGTAATGAGTGCATAAATGGATTCGCACTGCAAAGCAAAGATTGTAAATGTAACATTAAGTACTGCATTGATAGCTCGTATTGTACATCATGTCAGAATGACACGTTTTATACCTATGATGGTACGTGCTGTGAATGTAGTAGTCATTGCAAGAATAGAGAATGTTCTTCAGAGAACCAGTGTTTGAGAGGTTGTGATGACGGATATACTGGTGATGATTGCGAAACCTCATGTACTAGTTTTGATAGTGAGTGCGAATCTTGCAACCAAACAGGAATGTTTTGTTTACACTGCAAAGAAGAATTCTATCCAAACAGTGGTAAATGCATGCCCTGTAAGGCAAACTGCAAAGGTTGTGCTCAAGACACGGGCAGATGCAATGAATGTACAATAAATACTGTCTATGGACCTTTTTGTAACATGACATGTAATTCCAATTGCGAAGGATCTCAATGTGACAGAACCTCGGGGGATTGTACTGGATGCGTTACAAATATGTATGGCACAAAGTGTGACAAAAACTGTCCAGACACGTGTGCAGACAACGGTGAAAAAACGAAATGCAATATTGAAGGTCATTGCATTAACAGTTGTATACTAGGTTATGAGGGACCGTTTTGTAACATTG CTGCTGCGCAGGGAGAGAAGGGTGGAGGTCAAGTTTCAGGGGCCGTCATAGGGGGAGGTGCGGCCGGGGGTGTAATCGTAGTTGGTGTAGTGGTCGCTGCAATCGTCCTGCTTCTTCGGAG GTCACAAAACCGTTTTTATTCGAAAGCACATACAGCGGTCAAAGAGACAG ACATAATCTCAACGTACGAAAACGCTTTAAATATTTCGACACCAAATACACACGTTTCCAAGGAGAAACGTCAGATACAAGCACCTGCCAGACAAATCATTAAAGAGAGGCAAAGGAAGACCATACCGGAACCACAACCGAAAACAGAAGACAACCTAGAAATAG ATGAGAATGACACTATTGCTAGGGATATAGCAATTCAGTTCGAAGAAAAGGGTGGGATATATTACAATAATTCGGAAAAGGTTTCAAAAGATAAAATCCGCATCGCTAcgttaacaaaatatgttgagGAAAAGCAGGAGAATGAATATGTAGAAGAGTTTGAG AAATTTCCATATGGCCTGGGAAAGGCCTTCCACGACTCGCAACTACCGCAGAATGTGGCAAAGAACAGATACAAAGGAATTTATCCTT aTGATGAAACGAGAGTGAAAATTAGAGGCGGAGAATCCGACTTTATCAACGCTAGTTATATCGAT GGTTATAATAAACGAAATGAATACATTGCAACCCTGG GTCCAATGTCAAAGCAACTGGGAGATTTCCGTATTTTCTGGCGAATGATTTGGCAAGAAAAAGTTGAAAAAGTTGTCATGGTAACAAACCTAATAGAACAAGGA AATCCGAAATGTGAGCAGTATTGGCCGGACCCCGGGACCAGTAAACTGTATGGAGAAGTGAACGTCAGAAGTGAAAACGAACAGACGTTTTCAGATTATACAAGGAGATCATTCATCTTGATTAAG GGCTCTGAACAAAGAAAACTGCACCATCTACACTTTACTTGTTGGCCTGACAAAGATGTTCCTGAGAATGTCACTTCAATCATTGATTTTAGACAGGCTGTCATCAATTCGACAACACAGTTACATGGTCCAGTCCTTGTTCATTGCAG CGCTGGTGTCGGAAGGACCGGGACCTACATTGCACTTGACATTTTGACCAATGAGGGAGAGACCGAAGAAGCAATCGCCATACAGGGTTGTGTGATCAACATGAGGCAAAACAGACCAAACATGATTCAGACACtg GGACAATACAAATATCTACACAGAGCATTGGTTCATTCATTGACAATCGATTGTCAGACAATAAAGGGAGACCACCTTCAAGACTTTATGACTTCTACTAACAAGACGACAATTGACAGACAATTTCAG CAAATGAATTCAGCTGTTGAACAAAAGTCAGACGAAAACCACCGTGCTGTAGAAAGGAATAAACTGAAAGATGGAAATAGACCTTCTGCAGATGTTCCTG GTGATGTAAACAGACCACGACTCTTTCTCTATTTGAAGCCCGGAGCATCTGACTACATTAATGCTATTTATATTGAC AGCTTCACGACGAAAAGGCGATATTTAGTGGCACAGACGCCTCTGCCATCTACGCTGACAGATTTCTTTACCCTTGTTATGCAAGAAAACTGTTCCTGCATTGTTAACCTTGAGCCCGATTTGGACAACAATGGG GATATCGGGTTGTACTTTCCTGCCGACAACCAAGTACTGAGCAGAGGTTCATTCACCGTAATCAGTCAGAAGGAGGTGCAGCCGACGTTCACAAAGAGGACACTGAAGTTTGAGTATTCAGGAGCTACAGGG ACAACCAAGGGACATTCTGTACCGCACCTGCAATTTACTGACTGGGACAAAAAGAAGGTCGTGCCACGGTCTGCTAAAACGTTTCTGCGTTTTATTGATGATGTGGAGGAAGTGGCAAACTCGTCTCCTTACGATGGGCCTATAC
- the LOC128207025 gene encoding uncharacterized protein LOC128207025 isoform X1: MDFSKIVFVLVVVLTAKCNACPGRCMCCLTDKCETDKKGQDQVCTGGCIDGFYQPRCMWPCPGNCQSCRQADGSCLSCKPGFYELSSDCSKPCDNCACYQSECDTCLDGFYDVGQNCNSVCSKGCNEGKCHDDGKCDCMDNFEGDKCDVCVQGKYGELCSNNCNNKNCRCTNATNCISCKPGHFDLSSFCSKPCSVGCEDICNNDGNCTCQMQFSGSTCENCIPGYYGDNCDTPCTNGCSNGTCNRDGTCDCLPNFTGTMCETCVAGNHGNSCDKPCGQGCTGNVCNKGDGTCNCTNNFKGAICEICNDGYYGNHCHLSCPDRCYSCSSIEDCLTCEEGFYGLDCSNNCSVNCLISRCEKGDGFCTDGCVDGSTGETCNDRCESICKTCSQTNSSNCKSCFGGFSGPGCKCFPNCQCELNSEVCNECINGFALQSKDCKCNIKYCIDSSYCTSCQNDTFYTYDGTCCECSSHCKNRECSSENQCLRGCDDGYTGDDCETSCTSFDSECESCNQTGMFCLHCKEEFYPNSGKCMPCKANCKGCAQDTGRCNECTINTVYGPFCNMTCNSNCEGSQCDRTSGDCTGCVTNMYGTKCDKNCPDTCADNGEKTKCNIEGHCINSCILGYEGPFCNIAAAQGEKGGGQVSGAVIGGGAAGGVIVVGVVVAAIVLLLRRSQNRFYSKAHTAVKETDIISTYENALNISTPNTHVSKEKRQIQAPARQIIKERQRKTIPEPQPKTEDNLEIDENDTIARDIAIQFEEKGGIYYNNSEKVSKDKIRIATLTKYVEEKQENEYVEEFEKFPYGLGKAFHDSQLPQNVAKNRYKGIYPYDETRVKIRGGESDFINASYIDGYNKRNEYIATLGPMSKQLGDFRIFWRMIWQEKVEKVVMVTNLIEQGNPKCEQYWPDPGTSKLYGEVNVRSENEQTFSDYTRRSFILIKGSEQRKLHHLHFTCWPDKDVPENVTSIIDFRQAVINSTTQLHGPVLVHCSAGVGRTGTYIALDILTNEGETEEAIAIQGCVINMRQNRPNMIQTLGQYKYLHRALVHSLTIDCQTIKGDHLQDFMTSTNKTTIDRQFQKQMNSAVEQKSDENHRAVERNKLKDGNRPSADVPGDVNRPRLFLYLKPGASDYINAIYIDSFTTKRRYLVAQTPLPSTLTDFFTLVMQENCSCIVNLEPDLDNNGDIGLYFPADNQVLSRGSFTVISQKEVQPTFTKRTLKFEYSGATGTTKGHSVPHLQFTDWDKKKVVPRSAKTFLRFIDDVEEVANSSPYDGPILIHCLDGASKSGLFCVISLLIQRMNCEGEASVVNAVRKVRSRRALAIPCKEQFQFCYDCLLEYVNTHDGNTYCNIQRVGLRQ; this comes from the exons atgGACTTTTCTAAG ATTGTTTTCGTATTGGTGGTGGTTTTAACAG CTAAATGCAACGCATGTCCTGGTCGATGCATGTGCTGCCTGACCGACAAATGTGAAACTGACAAAAAAGGCCAGGATCAGGTGTGTACGGGTGGCTGCATCGATGGATTTTATCAACCTCGCTGCATGTGGCCCTGTCCAGGAAACTGTCAGTCTTGTCGCCAAGCCGACGGTTCATGTCTATCATGTAAACCAGGATTCTACGAACTATCTAGCGATTGTTCAAAACCATGTGATAACTGCGCATGTTACCAAAGCGAATGTGATACTTGCCTTGATGGGTTTTACGATGTTGGCCAAAATTGCAATTCGGTTTGTTCAAAAGGTTGCAATGAAGGGAAATGCCATGACGATGGAAAATGCGACTGTATGGACAATTTTGAAGGTGATAAATGTGACGTATGCGTTCAAGGGAAATATGGAGAACTTTGCAGTAATAATTGTAACAACAAGAACTGCAGATGCACAAACGCAACAAATTGTATTTCTTGCAAGCCTGGCCATTTTGACCTCTCTAGTTTTTGTTCGAAACCATGTTCCGTGGGCTGTGAGGACATTTGTAACAATGATGGCAACTGTACATGTCAAATGCAATTTTCCGGAAGCACCTGTGAGAATTGTATACCTGGATATTACGGTGACAACTGCGACACTCCATGTACAAATGGTTGCAGCAATGGAACGTGCAACAGAGACGGGACTTGCGACTGTTTACCCAATTTTACAGGAACAATGTGCGAAACCTGTGTTGCAGGGAATCATGGTAATTCCTGTGATAAACCATGCGGACAAGGTTGTACAGGCAACGTCTGTAACAAAGGCGACGGCACATGTAATTGTACTAACAACTTCAAAGGAGCAATATGTGAAATTTGTAATGACGGTTATTATGGTAATCATTGCCATTTATCTTGCCCGGATCGCTGTTATAGTTGCTCTTCAATTGAAGACTGTTTAACGTGTGAAGAAGGATTTTATGGTTTAGACTGCTCAAACAACTGCTCAGTTAATTGTCTGATATCTCGATGTGAAAAAGGGGATGGCTTTTGTACGGATGGTTGTGTGGATGGATCAACAGGGGAAACCTGCAATGACAGATGTGAAAgcatttgtaaaacatgttctCAGACAAATTCATCAAACTGCAAGTCGTGTTTCGGTGGATTTAGCGGACCTGGTTGTAAATGTTTTCCAAACTGCCAATGTGAACTAAACAGTGAAGTGTGTAATGAGTGCATAAATGGATTCGCACTGCAAAGCAAAGATTGTAAATGTAACATTAAGTACTGCATTGATAGCTCGTATTGTACATCATGTCAGAATGACACGTTTTATACCTATGATGGTACGTGCTGTGAATGTAGTAGTCATTGCAAGAATAGAGAATGTTCTTCAGAGAACCAGTGTTTGAGAGGTTGTGATGACGGATATACTGGTGATGATTGCGAAACCTCATGTACTAGTTTTGATAGTGAGTGCGAATCTTGCAACCAAACAGGAATGTTTTGTTTACACTGCAAAGAAGAATTCTATCCAAACAGTGGTAAATGCATGCCCTGTAAGGCAAACTGCAAAGGTTGTGCTCAAGACACGGGCAGATGCAATGAATGTACAATAAATACTGTCTATGGACCTTTTTGTAACATGACATGTAATTCCAATTGCGAAGGATCTCAATGTGACAGAACCTCGGGGGATTGTACTGGATGCGTTACAAATATGTATGGCACAAAGTGTGACAAAAACTGTCCAGACACGTGTGCAGACAACGGTGAAAAAACGAAATGCAATATTGAAGGTCATTGCATTAACAGTTGTATACTAGGTTATGAGGGACCGTTTTGTAACATTG CTGCTGCGCAGGGAGAGAAGGGTGGAGGTCAAGTTTCAGGGGCCGTCATAGGGGGAGGTGCGGCCGGGGGTGTAATCGTAGTTGGTGTAGTGGTCGCTGCAATCGTCCTGCTTCTTCGGAG GTCACAAAACCGTTTTTATTCGAAAGCACATACAGCGGTCAAAGAGACAG ACATAATCTCAACGTACGAAAACGCTTTAAATATTTCGACACCAAATACACACGTTTCCAAGGAGAAACGTCAGATACAAGCACCTGCCAGACAAATCATTAAAGAGAGGCAAAGGAAGACCATACCGGAACCACAACCGAAAACAGAAGACAACCTAGAAATAG ATGAGAATGACACTATTGCTAGGGATATAGCAATTCAGTTCGAAGAAAAGGGTGGGATATATTACAATAATTCGGAAAAGGTTTCAAAAGATAAAATCCGCATCGCTAcgttaacaaaatatgttgagGAAAAGCAGGAGAATGAATATGTAGAAGAGTTTGAG AAATTTCCATATGGCCTGGGAAAGGCCTTCCACGACTCGCAACTACCGCAGAATGTGGCAAAGAACAGATACAAAGGAATTTATCCTT aTGATGAAACGAGAGTGAAAATTAGAGGCGGAGAATCCGACTTTATCAACGCTAGTTATATCGAT GGTTATAATAAACGAAATGAATACATTGCAACCCTGG GTCCAATGTCAAAGCAACTGGGAGATTTCCGTATTTTCTGGCGAATGATTTGGCAAGAAAAAGTTGAAAAAGTTGTCATGGTAACAAACCTAATAGAACAAGGA AATCCGAAATGTGAGCAGTATTGGCCGGACCCCGGGACCAGTAAACTGTATGGAGAAGTGAACGTCAGAAGTGAAAACGAACAGACGTTTTCAGATTATACAAGGAGATCATTCATCTTGATTAAG GGCTCTGAACAAAGAAAACTGCACCATCTACACTTTACTTGTTGGCCTGACAAAGATGTTCCTGAGAATGTCACTTCAATCATTGATTTTAGACAGGCTGTCATCAATTCGACAACACAGTTACATGGTCCAGTCCTTGTTCATTGCAG CGCTGGTGTCGGAAGGACCGGGACCTACATTGCACTTGACATTTTGACCAATGAGGGAGAGACCGAAGAAGCAATCGCCATACAGGGTTGTGTGATCAACATGAGGCAAAACAGACCAAACATGATTCAGACACtg GGACAATACAAATATCTACACAGAGCATTGGTTCATTCATTGACAATCGATTGTCAGACAATAAAGGGAGACCACCTTCAAGACTTTATGACTTCTACTAACAAGACGACAATTGACAGACAATTTCAG AAGCAAATGAATTCAGCTGTTGAACAAAAGTCAGACGAAAACCACCGTGCTGTAGAAAGGAATAAACTGAAAGATGGAAATAGACCTTCTGCAGATGTTCCTG GTGATGTAAACAGACCACGACTCTTTCTCTATTTGAAGCCCGGAGCATCTGACTACATTAATGCTATTTATATTGAC AGCTTCACGACGAAAAGGCGATATTTAGTGGCACAGACGCCTCTGCCATCTACGCTGACAGATTTCTTTACCCTTGTTATGCAAGAAAACTGTTCCTGCATTGTTAACCTTGAGCCCGATTTGGACAACAATGGG GATATCGGGTTGTACTTTCCTGCCGACAACCAAGTACTGAGCAGAGGTTCATTCACCGTAATCAGTCAGAAGGAGGTGCAGCCGACGTTCACAAAGAGGACACTGAAGTTTGAGTATTCAGGAGCTACAGGG ACAACCAAGGGACATTCTGTACCGCACCTGCAATTTACTGACTGGGACAAAAAGAAGGTCGTGCCACGGTCTGCTAAAACGTTTCTGCGTTTTATTGATGATGTGGAGGAAGTGGCAAACTCGTCTCCTTACGATGGGCCTATAC